GGGAGATTTGGTAGATGTATTCACTGTGTTTTCTCCAAATGATCGAGCAATAATCTCGCTGCTTCACGCTCTGCTAAGCGTTTTGTTCCGGCAGTGGCAGAAAATAGCGTGCCATCCTCAATCGCTACTTCTATGGTGAACATCGGCGCATGTGCAGGGCCATCGGCAGCAATTAACGTGTAGCTGGGCAAGGTCTTACCCCGCGCCTGCGCCCATTCTTGCAAAGCAGTTTTGGGGTCTTTGGGAGGTTCGGTAACATTATTAGCCTGCTGCTCCCAATATGGCAAAAACGTTGCTTCCACCGCCTCTAATCCACCATCCAGATATATTGCGCCAAATAGCGCCTCTACCAAATCTTCGAGATTGGTTGGATTATCTCGCCCACCGGCGGTTTCTTCACCATCGGCCAAAATTAGAAACTCTGCCAGATTCTTGCTACGAGCATAACTCACTAGCGATTCGCCGCATACTAAACCTGCTTGACGTCTGGCAAGGTCGCCTTCTCGCTCTGAAGGGAATAGCCGAAAAATAAGCTGCGCAACCATCATGCCCAGCACTGTATCGCCCAGAAACTCTAATCGTTGATTACTATAAGATTTTGCGCAACTAGGATGCGTTAATGCTTCTTCGAGCAGGCCACGTTGGCGAAATTTGTAACCAATTTTCTGCTCTATTCCACTCATTTTGCTTCCTTGGCTGTGGATGATTTTGCTGGCTCTTCGCCTTCTTGGGTGTTCAGCCATGTACCAAAGCGTTCAAACCTCAGGCTGCTGCCCCACTTCCAAAATGCAAGCAAGCTGTTACCTTCTTCTACGGAAAGCGCCATCAACCCAGCTGGCCCTACCATATTTTCCAGCGGCACAAAACCCACATCATCCTGAAAACGACTGTCTATCGAGTTATCGCGATTATCGCCCATAAAGAAATAATGCCCTTCAGGTACGGTAAATACCTTCGTATCATCGGCTTCGGGGTTATTATATTCATCCAGCACATAATAGCTCACGCCATTTGGCAGCGTATCACGGAATTTTGGTATATGGCGAATGCGGGTTTTATCGCCAGGAAAATGCTCTACATAATCCTCAACTCGCTCTTTGGGCACGGCTTTGCCATTAATATACAGCACACCATTTTTCATTTGAATTTTGTCGCCTGGCATGCCAATCAAGCGCTTGATATAATCAATTCTAGGGCTGCGAGGTAGGCGGAAAACAATAATATCGCCACGCTCCGGCTCATTAAAACCACCCACACGGCCTTCTATAATAGGCAAGCCTAACGGAAAAGAATAGCGGCTGTATCCGTAGCTGTATTTGGAAACAAAAATAAAATCGCCAACCAAGAGCGTGTCTTTCATCGAGCCGGAAGGAATGTGGAATGGTTCGAATAAGAAACTGCGAAAAATCACGGCAAGCGCCACTGCCACGGCGACAGTTTTAATGGTTTCAAATCTGCCCTGAACTTTTGCCACGGGAACCTCCAGAGGAATTATCGGCGAAGTGGATGCTTATTTGCGCGAGAGCTTAGGCGGTTTTAGACCACTTTCAAAGCAATTTTGCAATAAAAATGCACTTCTTTGTGCATGGCATGTTGACACAAAGCATTGCAATGCGTAAAAACTAAGTTCGCGCAGGGCAACAGCCCATAGCTTGCGTATATTTTTGGCTTTCAAGTCAGATTGTGGAGAGGTGGCCGAGTGGCTGAAGGCGCGCCCCTGCTAAGGGTGTATAGGGTATTCCCCTATCGAGGGTTCGAATCCCTCTCTCTCCGCCATTATATGCAGCGCAACTTTCATCAGCGTGATGTTTCAACAAAAATAATCTTGATTTACAAGCGCTTTAGGTCATTATAACCCGTACTAAAGAGTTTGTGAAAGGTTGGAAATTCCGTGTCTTTTCCTCTCTATATACAGTTTTTCCTATAAAATCTGCTTGGGCGAAATCATCTAAAGTACGGGAAATGCTGGGATTTGAAAGCCGTACTTTGGTTTTTGTGGTATGGGATGAGATGAGATGAACTAAACCTCAAATACGATAGGCATGTGATCGCTGTATTCAAGCCACTCTTCATGCCCACCAATTTCTATACTACTATTTTGCGTATAAAGTGATGATGGCACAAAGGCATAATCAATATGATAAGGCTTAGATATATTACGCTGCATGTAGAGCGTAGGCATTGACTCACAACCTTGCGCCTCTTTTTTGAAAGCATGATATAAACTTATTAGGCCGATGTTTTCTAGCTCCTGCACAACATTAGTGTGATTCCATACTCTGCCTTTTTTATCCCAGATCGTATTGCTGTTAAAATCACCGCAAACGATCATATCGCCTTTTGCTAATCTTGCCTGATGTAGTTGGAGGTATTTCCAGAACTGTCCGATATAAGCAAACTCATGCGAGGTTGGCTGCTTTGTCCAAACCGCAAGCAAATTTAGTTCTGGGCCTAGTTGACAAGTTAAAAATAACTCTAGGTTATCATTATCCCAGCCCAAATCCTTTAAAGGAAATACTAATTTGGAAAAAACACCCAGCCCTTTATTCTTATTTTTTCCAACCCATAAATAGTTTTTTGTCCAATCTGAATAATCACCAATGATGCGTGATGGATCTTCGCATTCTTGGATTACAAATACATCTGCCTCAAACCTATCAAGCAGATGAAACTTCTTCCTAAATGCTCCATTACAATTCCATGTTAAGATTTTCATGTTTGGTCTATACTTTAGATTAGAAACCCGCACGCCATCAGCATATATCATTCTCCAGTCATGGTAACCACTTAGCCAATCACAATACAGAGAATTTTCAGTGATTTCTGAGTCCATGAGCCGCCATTTTATTCTTAATACGGTAGTCTATTTTTGATATTTACTTTTACCTCACATAGTAATCATCTTTTAAGCTAATTCCTTACATGGTGGAACGCATAACATTTCCTTTGTATCATTACTGCTTAATAACAATCGCAAAAGAAACATCCCAGTTGTACATGCTTTATAGATTTTCTGCGTATTTCTAGACAGAAAATGCATTAAGTGCTATAATTTGTCATAATATTATGTATATAAACGTAATGGCATGACACCTTCAGAC
This genomic interval from Alphaproteobacteria bacterium contains the following:
- a CDS encoding endonuclease/exonuclease/phosphatase family protein, with product MDSEITENSLYCDWLSGYHDWRMIYADGVRVSNLKYRPNMKILTWNCNGAFRKKFHLLDRFEADVFVIQECEDPSRIIGDYSDWTKNYLWVGKNKNKGLGVFSKLVFPLKDLGWDNDNLELFLTCQLGPELNLLAVWTKQPTSHEFAYIGQFWKYLQLHQARLAKGDMIVCGDFNSNTIWDKKGRVWNHTNVVQELENIGLISLYHAFKKEAQGCESMPTLYMQRNISKPYHIDYAFVPSSLYTQNSSIEIGGHEEWLEYSDHMPIVFEV
- the rnc gene encoding ribonuclease III, translated to MSGIEQKIGYKFRQRGLLEEALTHPSCAKSYSNQRLEFLGDTVLGMMVAQLIFRLFPSEREGDLARRQAGLVCGESLVSYARSKNLAEFLILADGEETAGGRDNPTNLEDLVEALFGAIYLDGGLEAVEATFLPYWEQQANNVTEPPKDPKTALQEWAQARGKTLPSYTLIAADGPAHAPMFTIEVAIEDGTLFSATAGTKRLAEREAARLLLDHLEKTQ
- the lepB gene encoding signal peptidase I — encoded protein: MAKVQGRFETIKTVAVAVALAVIFRSFLFEPFHIPSGSMKDTLLVGDFIFVSKYSYGYSRYSFPLGLPIIEGRVGGFNEPERGDIIVFRLPRSPRIDYIKRLIGMPGDKIQMKNGVLYINGKAVPKERVEDYVEHFPGDKTRIRHIPKFRDTLPNGVSYYVLDEYNNPEADDTKVFTVPEGHYFFMGDNRDNSIDSRFQDDVGFVPLENMVGPAGLMALSVEEGNSLLAFWKWGSSLRFERFGTWLNTQEGEEPAKSSTAKEAK